The Cyclobacterium amurskyense genome contains the following window.
ATGGGGCTCTTTTTATTATGGTCAATAAAGTCAATTATAAAATCTTTAAATACATCAGGGCCAAATGCTCCTTTGTGGGTTTTGCTTCCCTCTTTTGTAAAGATATAGGGGTCCTGGTATCGGTTAGCACTTGCCTTTATTCCTGATTCATAACCTGTCCACATACAAAATTCATCAAAACCATTCCTTAGCAATGCATCCGGTTCAACGCGAAAATCATCAATTTGCCATTTACCTGCGATACAAGTGGTGTATCCAGCTTCTTTCATGGCTATACCTATGGAGGGATTCATTGTTTCATCGAAGTGTGCACCACCACCCCAGCGTGGGACATCCCAATGGTTTACCCATCCATGTTTGAAGGGGTATTGGCCTGTTAATAAGGTGACCCTTGTAGGCGTACATTGTGGCATTGAATATACATTGTTGAAAGTGACTCCACTTTTAGCCAAGGCATCAATATTTGGTGTCGATATATCTTCTGCCCCGTAATGGCTAACCCATTCTTTACCTAGGTCGTCTACCATAATTAGAATGATATTGGGGGGTGTTTCCTTCGTCTCTGTTTGACTTTCTTGTTTACAGCTTGAAAGTAGGAGTAGGGAGAAGAAAAAAAGTGCAGTTTTCATTGGATAAATTTTATCATGGATTAAATGAAGCATGGCTTATCTTGGCTTTAATTCGTAAACATAACAAGCGGCGTCATTAAAAACCCTCTCTTCCACAAACTCAAACCCAATTTTTTCATAAAATTTATGGGCTTTGGTATTCGATTTTAAGGGGTCGATTAAAATGCCGTCTACCTCTTTTTGGCTGAAACATAGTTCTATCGCTAGTTTCATTATGGCCGTGCCATAGCCTTTATTCAGGTTTCTTTCTTCCCCAATCCAAATATCTATGGCTCTTTTGTTGGGGGCTATATCACCCCAATAATGGGTCTCTTCCTCGTAGGGGTCAATGATCTGTACAAAGCCTATTGGATCGCCATTCAATTCTGCCACCAATTGCTCGCGCCAAGCAGGTTTTCGTGCCAATTCTTTTTCCCAATCCCAGTCCTCATCAGGATCACAGTCAATTACATGCTGTTGCTTGTCCCAAAATTTAAGCAATTCGAGGTCTTTGATCGTGGCGGGTCTTAATTTTATCATTGTAGGAATTCTGGCATTTTATTGTCTCAGACTGATGGAAGACTCCTTAGGTAAGTGAGGTCATAGGATGTTCCTCCGGCAATCAAGTTTGCTTAGCAATAAATTGATTTAATTTTTTATTGGTGGTTTTCTGAATTTTACTTTTCATAAATGGTGTCCAACCAAGCAGGTACCCTACGGCTCCCATCGCTAGCCTTGTCCATTTCCATAAATTAAATGAATCGATATGTTCGATAATTTTATCGTCTTTAAATTTAAACTCTCCACTAACCTTATTGGTCACTTTTCTTTTTTTCTCTCCATAAACATACTCAGCCACCCAGTTCACCTTTCCTCTTTCATCAGAAACACGTCTGATGTCAAAACTAATTTTCGTGTCGGTCTTTTTATTGGAAAGTAACATCTCCCACATTTGGCAGGCTCGCTTTCCTTTTAAAGTGCCAAAGACAGGGTCTTGGAAAACGATGTTTTCGTGGTAGCATTCTACCATTCCTTTGCTATCCCCTTTAGAAAAGGAGGTGTAGAATTTCTTTAGTAATTCGTTATTGTCCATTCAATATTATTTGCTTGTTGCTCTCTTTTATTAGTAAAGAGAATGCCTTTCTTTAAGTCCAATTTATCAATTAGTTTTCTTTTAACCTAAGCGGATACTCTTTAGGGGTTTATTTAAGGGGATTGTTTTTTTAATCTTTTGATCCATTTTTCTGTTTCTACCGACCAAAATATTATGCTAGACAAGCCAAGGCATAGGGCTAATTCTGATAGAGTGAGGTTCTGTGTTCTGAACACACTTTGTAAAAAAGGCATGTAAATCACGGCCAACTGCAATCCCAGGGTTACCAATACAGCGAAGATCAATTGTTTGTTGCCGAAAATACCCATTGTGAAAAGGGATTTAATATCACTGCGAATGGCCAAAGCATGCCCCATCTGTGAAAGGCTAAGTACTGTAAATACCATTGTGGCCCATTTTGAGTTTTCATTATGAATGGCCCAGGCCTGTGTACCTAGACATACAAGGCCCATAAGTAGTCCCACCCATAATATGTGGGTGGCAATTCCTCCGGCAAAAATGCTTTCATTGTTTTTCCGTGGTGGTCGTTTCAGTATGTTTTCTTCTGCAGGTTCGGCAGCAAATGCCAGGGCAGGCAAGCCATCGGAAATTAAATTAACCCACAAAATTTGTATGGGAATAAGGGGGATGGGGAGTCCCAATAAAGGGGCTAAAAAGATGGTCCAAATTTCCCCGCTATTTCCCGTCAGGATGTACTTTACAAATTTGCGAATATTGTCAAATATCCTTCGACCTTCACGAACGGCAAGAATAATTGTAGCAAAATTGTCATCCAGTAGGATCATGTCGGCTGCTTCTTTCGATACATCAGTACCGGTAATACCCATTGCAACGCCTATATCGGCACGTTTCAAAGCAGGGGCATCATTTACCCCATCTCCAGTGACGGCTACAAAATGATTCTTATTTTGAAGGGCTTTGACAATGTTTAGCTTTTGCTCAGGAGATACCCGCGCAAACACTTTAATGGAATCAAGTTTGTCTTGAAATTCCTGATCCGTAAACTTTGCAAGTTGGGTGCCGGTGACGACCATGTCTGTTGCATCCTGTAAAATTCCAGTTTCTGTAGCTATGGCTTTTGCGGTTATGGGATGATCTCCTGTAAGCATGATTACAGTGATCCCCGCAGCATGACAATCGGTAATGGCTTGTATAGATTCGGCTCGAGGAGGGTCAATCATCGCAGCAAGTCCTATAAAACTCAACCCCTTTTCAAAGTTTTCAGCTGTGATTTGTTGGGGTAGCTCGGAGATTTCTTTGATGGCATAGGCCAGTACTCGCTTGCCTTCTTGTGCAAATTGTTCTGTTTTAGCGTTAATGACTTCGGTTTTGTTAGCTGGGCAAATGCTGAGAAGCCTTTCTACTGCACCTTTTGTAACGACCAGCCATTTCCCGTTAAAAGGATAGACTGTGGTCATTCTTTTCCGATCGGAATCAAAGGGCAACTCATAGGCGCGTTTAAAATCAGTGCGCCATTGTGGGTTATAGTTGTTATTTTTCCGGGTATAATCTACCAGGGCTGTTTCGGTGGGGTCACCTACTAGTTCATTGTTTTCATCTGTAGTAACATCATGATTAAGTTCCATCCCCAGCAGCATCAACTGTTCTGGTGAATAATCATCGATTGCTTTGGCTTCCGGTGAAACCCAACAATCGTTTACAGTCATTTTATTTTGGGTGATGGTACCTGTTTTATCAGTACAAATATAGCTTACGGTTCCTAATGTTTCAGCTGCAGGCAATTTCCTAATGAGGGCATTTTGACGAACCATGCGTTTTGCACCGAGGGCCAGCGCAATGGTTATAACAGCAGGTAAGGCTTCTGGAATAGCTGCTACAGCTACGGAAATGGCAGTCAATAGCATTTGTATAGGCTGTTCACCACGGAGCCATCCAGCAATAAATAAAGCAATACAAATCCCGATTACAGCAAAGGACAATTTCCTGGCAAAATCTGCCAACCTTTTCTGCAAGGGTGTTTTCACTTTGTCCTCTTGTAATAGTTGTGCTATGCGACCGATTTCCGTATTCATCCCTGTGGCCACTACAATTCCTTCCCCTCTGCCATTGGTGATGGTAGTGGATTTGTAGGCCATATTTAAGCGGTCGCCTAAAGGTACATTTTCAGAAGTTATCTTATCAGAGGATTTTGTTACTGCATGCGATTCCCCTGTGAGTGATGCTTCTTCAATTTTTAAAACATGGGTTTGTATTAGTCGAAGGTCTGCGGGCACCAACATACCAGCTTCAATTATTACTATATCCCCAGGGACCACTTCAGTTGCAGGAACCTGG
Protein-coding sequences here:
- a CDS encoding GNAT family N-acetyltransferase — its product is MIKLRPATIKDLELLKFWDKQQHVIDCDPDEDWDWEKELARKPAWREQLVAELNGDPIGFVQIIDPYEEETHYWGDIAPNKRAIDIWIGEERNLNKGYGTAIMKLAIELCFSQKEVDGILIDPLKSNTKAHKFYEKIGFEFVEERVFNDAACYVYELKPR
- a CDS encoding nuclear transport factor 2 family protein; this translates as MDNNELLKKFYTSFSKGDSKGMVECYHENIVFQDPVFGTLKGKRACQMWEMLLSNKKTDTKISFDIRRVSDERGKVNWVAEYVYGEKKRKVTNKVSGEFKFKDDKIIEHIDSFNLWKWTRLAMGAVGYLLGWTPFMKSKIQKTTNKKLNQFIAKQT
- a CDS encoding calcium-translocating P-type ATPase, PMCA-type, with amino-acid sequence MNYHGQSTSKIYQELNTSKQGLDSTEAEKRKTQYGPNELVQKKKISIFRLFLHQFKDVMILILLVAAVISFIVGDSKDTIVILIIVFLNAIIGFVQEYRAEKAMEALKKMSSLNATLRRAGTIVQVPATEVVPGDIVIIEAGMLVPADLRLIQTHVLKIEEASLTGESHAVTKSSDKITSENVPLGDRLNMAYKSTTITNGRGEGIVVATGMNTEIGRIAQLLQEDKVKTPLQKRLADFARKLSFAVIGICIALFIAGWLRGEQPIQMLLTAISVAVAAIPEALPAVITIALALGAKRMVRQNALIRKLPAAETLGTVSYICTDKTGTITQNKMTVNDCWVSPEAKAIDDYSPEQLMLLGMELNHDVTTDENNELVGDPTETALVDYTRKNNNYNPQWRTDFKRAYELPFDSDRKRMTTVYPFNGKWLVVTKGAVERLLSICPANKTEVINAKTEQFAQEGKRVLAYAIKEISELPQQITAENFEKGLSFIGLAAMIDPPRAESIQAITDCHAAGITVIMLTGDHPITAKAIATETGILQDATDMVVTGTQLAKFTDQEFQDKLDSIKVFARVSPEQKLNIVKALQNKNHFVAVTGDGVNDAPALKRADIGVAMGITGTDVSKEAADMILLDDNFATIILAVREGRRIFDNIRKFVKYILTGNSGEIWTIFLAPLLGLPIPLIPIQILWVNLISDGLPALAFAAEPAEENILKRPPRKNNESIFAGGIATHILWVGLLMGLVCLGTQAWAIHNENSKWATMVFTVLSLSQMGHALAIRSDIKSLFTMGIFGNKQLIFAVLVTLGLQLAVIYMPFLQSVFRTQNLTLSELALCLGLSSIIFWSVETEKWIKRLKKQSP